From the Jatrophihabitans endophyticus genome, one window contains:
- a CDS encoding cysteine desulfurase, which translates to MSLDVEAVRKDFPILAREVHGKPLVYLDSANTAQKPQQVLDAMTEHYARHNANVARAVHTLGSEATTAFEDARDKVARFLNAPNRDEVVFTKNSSEALNLLAYSFSNATTFPGADRFRLGPGDEIVVTEMEHHSNLVPWQLLAQRTGATFRWIRIDDEGRLADIESAITERARVVAFVHQSNALGTINDVERVVARAREVGALTVLDASQSVPHLPVDVQALDVDFLAFTGHKLYGPTGVGVLWGRYELLAELPPFLGGGEMIETVDMTGTTYAAPPHRFEAGTPMIAEAIGLGAAIDWVTDIGMADIAAHEHELVTYALERLATVEGVTVVGPNTPESRGATIAFTVAGVHPHDVAQLLDEDGIAVRAGHHCARPVCVRYGIPATTRASFGVYSTTDEVDALVAGIEKVKEMFGP; encoded by the coding sequence ATGAGTCTGGACGTCGAGGCGGTCCGCAAGGACTTCCCGATCCTCGCGCGCGAGGTGCACGGCAAGCCGCTGGTGTACCTCGACAGCGCCAACACCGCGCAGAAGCCGCAGCAGGTGCTGGACGCGATGACCGAGCACTACGCCCGCCACAACGCCAACGTGGCGCGTGCGGTGCACACCCTGGGCTCGGAGGCCACGACCGCCTTCGAGGACGCCCGGGACAAGGTCGCCCGCTTCCTGAACGCGCCGAACCGCGACGAGGTCGTGTTCACGAAGAACTCCTCCGAGGCATTGAACCTGCTCGCGTACTCCTTCTCGAACGCGACGACGTTCCCCGGTGCCGACCGCTTCCGCCTCGGCCCGGGCGACGAGATCGTCGTGACCGAGATGGAGCACCACAGCAACCTCGTGCCGTGGCAGCTGCTCGCGCAGCGCACCGGCGCCACCTTCCGGTGGATCCGCATCGACGACGAGGGACGGCTCGCCGACATCGAGTCGGCGATCACCGAACGTGCCCGCGTCGTCGCGTTCGTGCACCAGTCCAACGCGCTGGGCACGATCAACGACGTCGAGCGCGTGGTGGCCCGGGCCCGCGAGGTCGGCGCGCTCACCGTGCTGGACGCCTCGCAGTCCGTGCCGCACCTGCCCGTCGACGTGCAGGCGCTGGACGTCGACTTCCTCGCCTTCACCGGTCACAAGCTCTACGGGCCGACGGGCGTCGGGGTGCTCTGGGGCCGGTACGAGCTGCTCGCCGAACTGCCGCCGTTCCTGGGCGGGGGCGAGATGATCGAGACCGTCGACATGACCGGCACGACCTACGCCGCCCCGCCGCACCGCTTCGAGGCGGGCACGCCGATGATCGCCGAGGCGATCGGGCTGGGTGCGGCGATCGACTGGGTCACCGACATCGGCATGGCCGACATCGCCGCGCACGAGCACGAGCTCGTCACGTACGCGCTGGAGCGGCTGGCCACCGTCGAGGGCGTCACGGTCGTCGGGCCGAACACCCCGGAGTCCCGCGGCGCGACGATCGCGTTCACCGTCGCCGGCGTCCACCCGCACGATGTCGCGCAGCTGCTCGACGAGGACGGCATCGCGGTCCGAGCCGGGCACCACTGCGCGCGTCCGGTGTGCGTGCGCTACGGCATCCCCGCGACCACCCGCGCCTCGTTCGGCGTGTACAGCACCACCGACGAGGTCGACGCGCTGGTCGCCGGCATCGAGAAGGTCAAGGAGATGTTCGGACCGTGA
- the ypfJ gene encoding KPN_02809 family neutral zinc metallopeptidase, with product MKYNDSADLDTSEVSDTRGGGIPGGRGTIAGGGLGVVGVVVYLLVSLLGGGGDASQATSVLGGLGSDGQPATADNRDVQRECRTGADANRTLECAVVADINSIQDYWTAALPALGARYQEADTVWFTGGVSTGCGTADSGAGPFYCPSDDLVYIDLDFYDQLRTDFGAAGGPFVNAYVLAHEYGHHVQDLLGTEAKVRTRSGPKSDSVRLELQADCYAGVWAKHATEPTASGPALITDISDEDLANALDAAKRIGDDFIQRNLGGGKVDTSSFTHGTSAQREKWLLTGYRTGAPSRCDTFGSDDLG from the coding sequence GTGAAGTACAACGACTCCGCAGACCTCGACACGTCCGAGGTGTCCGACACCCGAGGCGGCGGCATACCCGGCGGCCGCGGCACCATCGCCGGCGGCGGCCTCGGTGTCGTGGGCGTGGTGGTCTACCTGCTCGTCTCGCTCCTCGGCGGGGGCGGCGACGCGTCGCAGGCGACGAGCGTCCTCGGCGGCCTCGGCAGCGACGGGCAGCCGGCGACGGCCGACAACCGAGACGTCCAGCGCGAGTGCCGCACCGGCGCCGACGCCAACCGCACGCTCGAATGCGCCGTCGTCGCCGACATCAACTCGATCCAGGACTACTGGACCGCGGCGTTGCCGGCCCTGGGCGCGCGCTACCAGGAGGCCGACACGGTGTGGTTCACCGGCGGCGTGTCGACCGGCTGCGGCACCGCCGACAGCGGCGCCGGCCCGTTCTACTGCCCCTCGGACGATCTGGTGTACATCGACCTGGACTTCTACGACCAGCTCAGGACGGACTTCGGCGCTGCGGGCGGGCCGTTCGTCAACGCCTACGTGCTCGCCCACGAGTACGGCCACCACGTGCAGGACCTGCTCGGCACCGAGGCCAAGGTGCGCACCCGCTCGGGCCCGAAGTCGGACTCGGTCCGCCTCGAGCTGCAGGCCGACTGCTACGCCGGCGTGTGGGCGAAGCACGCCACCGAGCCGACCGCGTCGGGGCCCGCGCTCATCACCGACATCAGCGACGAGGATCTCGCCAACGCGCTCGACGCCGCGAAGCGGATCGGCGACGACTTCATCCAGCGCAACCTCGGCGGCGGGAAGGTCGACACCTCCAGCTTCACCCACGGCACCTCGGCGCAGCGCGAGAAGTGGTTGCTGACCGGCTACCGCACCGGCGCGCCGTCGCGCTGCGACACCTTCGGCAGCGACGACCTCGGCTGA
- a CDS encoding metal-sulfur cluster assembly factor: protein MTQAPAVPSRDEVDEAMRDVVDPELGINVVDLGLVYDVDVATAEGGTTITIDMTLTSAACPLTDVIEDQAHSALTGGPRPLASEVKINWVWMPPWGPDKITDDGREQLRALGFNV from the coding sequence ATGACCCAGGCACCCGCGGTTCCGTCCCGTGACGAGGTCGACGAGGCCATGCGCGACGTCGTGGACCCCGAGCTCGGCATCAACGTCGTGGACCTCGGCCTGGTCTACGACGTCGACGTCGCGACCGCCGAGGGCGGCACGACGATCACCATCGACATGACGCTCACCTCGGCGGCGTGCCCGCTGACCGACGTCATCGAGGATCAGGCGCACTCGGCGCTGACCGGCGGCCCGCGGCCGCTCGCGTCCGAGGTGAAGATCAACTGGGTCTGGATGCCGCCGTGGGGCCCGGACAAGATCACCGACGACGGTCGCGAGCAGCTGCGCGCCCTCGGCTTCAACGTCTGA
- the sufU gene encoding Fe-S cluster assembly sulfur transfer protein SufU, protein MYREIILDHYKNPQHRGLPADFDAEVHHVNPTCGDEVTLRVKVADGRIADLGWEGEGCSISQASTSVMSGLVAGKQVPDALALEERFLQLMQSRGAAELDDADEDELEDAVAFEGVSKYPARVKCALLGWMAMKSAVAEAGWAGTTATPDKETS, encoded by the coding sequence ATGTACCGCGAGATCATCCTCGATCACTACAAGAATCCGCAGCACCGCGGGCTGCCGGCGGACTTCGACGCCGAGGTGCACCACGTCAACCCGACCTGCGGCGACGAGGTCACCCTGCGCGTCAAGGTCGCCGACGGCCGCATCGCCGACCTCGGCTGGGAGGGCGAGGGCTGCTCGATCAGCCAGGCGTCGACGTCGGTGATGAGCGGGCTCGTCGCCGGCAAGCAGGTGCCGGACGCGCTCGCGCTCGAGGAGCGCTTCCTGCAGCTGATGCAGTCGCGCGGCGCCGCCGAGCTGGACGACGCCGACGAGGACGAGCTCGAGGACGCCGTGGCGTTCGAGGGCGTGTCGAAGTACCCGGCGCGCGTCAAGTGCGCGCTGCTGGGCTGGATGGCGATGAAGAGCGCCGTGGCCGAGGCCGGCTGGGCCGGCACGACCGCGACACCGGACAAGGAGACGTCATGA
- a CDS encoding GlxA family transcriptional regulator has product MSVHRVVVLLLPPVVGFDATIPPQLFGAAVTDEGAPLYDVVTAGLTTDPVVTESGYAIVPSADAGALATADTVLVPGTRYHGPRYEGIVPAELAAALRLVRPGTRLVSICTGAFVLAAAGLLDGRPATTHWAYGDALRTLYPEVRLDADLLFVDDGDVLTSAGVAAGVDLCLHLIRRDHGTVVANRAARQCVVPPWRDGGQAQFIERPLPGPAQDSTAAARDWALGHLGEAIDVARLAAEARMSVRTFNRRFRAETGRPPGTWLAEQRLEHARRLLEGTDLAVDDVARRAGLGTGAALRLRMRDAVGLSPTAYRRRFRGTPTGDGSGQPRSSLPKVSQRDGAPVR; this is encoded by the coding sequence ATGTCCGTGCACCGGGTCGTCGTGCTCCTGCTGCCGCCCGTGGTGGGCTTCGACGCGACCATCCCGCCGCAGCTGTTCGGGGCCGCGGTCACCGACGAGGGCGCGCCGCTCTACGACGTGGTCACCGCCGGGCTCACCACCGACCCGGTCGTCACCGAGTCGGGGTACGCCATCGTGCCGTCGGCCGACGCCGGCGCACTCGCCACCGCCGACACCGTGCTCGTGCCCGGCACCCGCTACCACGGGCCGCGCTACGAGGGCATCGTGCCGGCCGAGCTGGCCGCGGCGCTGCGTCTCGTCCGCCCCGGAACCCGGCTCGTCTCGATCTGCACCGGTGCGTTCGTCCTCGCCGCGGCGGGTCTGCTCGACGGCCGCCCCGCCACCACGCACTGGGCCTACGGCGACGCACTGCGCACGCTCTACCCCGAGGTGCGCCTCGACGCCGACCTGCTGTTCGTGGACGACGGCGACGTGCTCACCTCCGCCGGCGTGGCGGCGGGCGTCGACCTGTGCCTGCACCTCATCCGTCGCGACCACGGCACCGTGGTCGCGAACCGGGCCGCGCGGCAGTGCGTGGTGCCGCCCTGGCGCGACGGGGGACAGGCGCAGTTCATCGAACGACCGCTGCCCGGGCCCGCGCAGGACTCCACCGCAGCGGCCCGGGACTGGGCGCTCGGCCACCTCGGCGAGGCGATCGACGTCGCGCGGCTCGCCGCCGAGGCGCGCATGAGCGTGCGGACGTTCAACCGCCGGTTCCGCGCCGAGACGGGACGGCCGCCGGGAACCTGGCTCGCCGAGCAGCGTCTGGAGCACGCCCGCCGGCTGCTCGAGGGCACCGACCTGGCCGTGGACGACGTGGCCCGCCGCGCCGGCCTCGGCACCGGGGCAGCGTTGCGACTGCGTATGCGCGACGCGGTCGGGCTGTCGCCGACGGCCTACCGCCGGCGGTTCCGCGGCACGCCCACCGGCGACGGATCCGGTCAGCCGAGGTCGTCGCTGCCGAAGGTGTCGCAGCGCGACGGCGCGCCGGTGCGGTAG
- a CDS encoding DUF3817 domain-containing protein encodes MTSSERVGAGTTGNTGRTILTAFRIVAAVEALSWLVLIVATIVKYSTDPQQAGGVKVMGPVHGVLFLCYVALALFEVRRRVPWDARTTLVVLADSVIPFGGFVVARRADLRVTPAREPAAPVERGAPR; translated from the coding sequence ATGACCAGCAGCGAGCGCGTCGGTGCCGGAACCACCGGCAACACCGGCCGCACGATCCTCACGGCCTTCCGGATCGTGGCCGCCGTCGAGGCGTTGTCGTGGCTCGTGCTCATCGTCGCGACGATCGTCAAGTACAGCACCGACCCGCAGCAGGCCGGTGGCGTGAAGGTGATGGGCCCCGTCCACGGCGTGCTGTTCCTCTGCTATGTCGCGCTGGCGCTGTTCGAGGTGCGCCGCCGTGTTCCCTGGGACGCGCGCACCACGCTGGTCGTGCTCGCCGACTCGGTGATCCCGTTCGGCGGGTTCGTCGTCGCGCGACGCGCCGACCTGCGGGTCACGCCGGCCCGCGAGCCGGCAGCGCCGGTCGAGCGGGGCGCACCGCGCTGA
- a CDS encoding acyl-CoA dehydrogenase family protein, whose product MAEPVPGARADVDTDLFDYRSLLDDDERELLARLRDWLEKNLEPVVNDHWARAEFPHELIPLLAELDLMGLSIDMTDRPARRRLLSGFVSLELSRIDSSFASFHGVHSGLAMGSIAACGSPEQQERWLPPMRRLEKIGAFGLTEPHGGSDVAGGLETTARREGDEWVIDGAKRWIGNGTFADLIVVWAKDVADEQVKGFVVEKDMPGFAAAKMENKLALRITQNADLTFSGVRVPEANRLQEANSFADTNKVLRNTRGSVAWSAVGVMTGVYEVSAQYARDRVQFGRPIGGFQLIQDLLARQLGNLTASLGMAARGAQLQDDGIFRDEQGALAKSFCTTRLRENVGWARELMGGNGIILDYGVARPFMDAEALYSYEGTREINTLIVGRSITGESAFT is encoded by the coding sequence ATGGCCGAACCCGTGCCCGGCGCCCGCGCCGACGTCGACACCGACCTGTTCGACTACCGCAGCCTGCTCGACGACGACGAGCGCGAACTGCTCGCGCGATTGCGGGACTGGCTGGAGAAGAACCTCGAGCCCGTCGTCAACGACCACTGGGCGCGCGCCGAGTTCCCGCACGAGCTGATCCCGCTGCTGGCCGAGCTCGATCTCATGGGGCTGTCCATCGACATGACCGACCGGCCGGCGCGACGCCGGTTGCTGTCGGGCTTCGTCAGCCTCGAGCTGTCGCGCATCGACTCGTCCTTCGCGTCCTTCCACGGCGTGCACTCCGGCCTGGCCATGGGCAGCATCGCCGCCTGCGGCTCGCCCGAGCAGCAGGAACGCTGGCTGCCGCCGATGCGCCGGCTCGAGAAGATCGGGGCCTTCGGGCTCACCGAGCCGCACGGCGGGTCCGACGTCGCCGGCGGGTTGGAGACCACCGCGCGCCGTGAGGGCGACGAATGGGTGATCGACGGCGCGAAGCGCTGGATCGGCAACGGCACCTTCGCCGACCTGATCGTCGTGTGGGCCAAGGACGTCGCGGACGAGCAGGTGAAGGGCTTCGTCGTCGAGAAGGACATGCCCGGCTTCGCGGCGGCCAAGATGGAGAACAAGTTGGCGCTGCGCATCACGCAGAACGCCGACCTGACCTTCTCCGGCGTCCGCGTGCCCGAGGCGAACCGGCTGCAGGAGGCGAACTCGTTCGCCGACACCAACAAGGTGCTGCGCAACACCCGCGGGTCGGTCGCGTGGAGCGCCGTGGGCGTGATGACCGGCGTGTACGAGGTGAGCGCCCAGTACGCCCGCGACCGCGTGCAGTTCGGACGTCCGATCGGCGGGTTCCAGCTCATCCAGGATCTGCTGGCGCGTCAGCTGGGCAACCTCACCGCCTCGCTGGGGATGGCCGCGCGCGGCGCGCAGCTGCAGGACGACGGCATCTTCCGCGACGAGCAGGGCGCGCTCGCGAAGTCGTTCTGCACCACCCGGCTGCGCGAGAACGTGGGGTGGGCCCGGGAGCTCATGGGTGGCAACGGCATCATCCTCGACTACGGCGTCGCCCGGCCCTTCATGGACGCCGAGGCTCTCTACTCCTACGAGGGCACCCGCGAGATCAACACGCTGATCGTGGGCCGGTCGATCACGGGGGAGAGTGCCTTCACATGA
- the sufC gene encoding Fe-S cluster assembly ATPase SufC, with amino-acid sequence MSELVIKDLTVAVSADGTEILKGVDLTVRSGETHAIMGPNGSGKSTLAYSIAGHPKYTVTGGSVTLDGDDVLAMTVDERARAGLFLAMQYPVEVPGVSVSNFLRTAATATRGEAPKLRTWVKEVSATMGALEMDKAFADRSVNEGFSGGEKKRHEILQMELLKPKVAILDETDSGLDVDALRVVSEGVNRVRDTGIGTLLITHYTRILRYIAPDFVHVFFDGRIVESGGPELADRLENEGYHRFGVNETASA; translated from the coding sequence ATGAGTGAACTCGTCATCAAGGACCTCACCGTGGCCGTGTCGGCCGACGGCACCGAGATCCTCAAGGGCGTCGACCTGACCGTCCGGTCGGGGGAGACCCACGCCATCATGGGCCCGAACGGGTCGGGCAAGTCCACGCTCGCCTACTCGATCGCCGGGCACCCGAAGTACACCGTCACCGGTGGTTCGGTGACTCTCGACGGCGACGACGTGCTCGCCATGACCGTCGACGAGCGGGCCCGGGCCGGCCTCTTCCTCGCCATGCAGTACCCGGTCGAGGTCCCCGGCGTCTCGGTGTCGAACTTCCTGCGCACCGCGGCCACCGCCACCCGCGGCGAGGCCCCGAAGCTGCGTACGTGGGTCAAGGAGGTCTCGGCCACCATGGGTGCGCTGGAGATGGACAAGGCCTTCGCCGACCGCAGCGTGAACGAGGGCTTCTCCGGCGGCGAGAAGAAGCGTCACGAGATCCTGCAGATGGAGCTCCTCAAGCCCAAGGTCGCGATCCTCGACGAGACCGACTCCGGCCTCGACGTCGACGCGCTGCGGGTCGTCAGCGAGGGCGTCAACCGGGTCCGCGACACGGGGATCGGCACGCTGCTCATCACGCACTACACGCGCATCCTGCGCTACATCGCGCCCGACTTCGTCCACGTGTTCTTCGACGGCCGGATCGTCGAGTCCGGCGGCCCGGAGCTCGCCGACCGCCTGGAGAACGAGGGCTACCACCGCTTCGGCGTCAACGAGACGGCGAGCGCCTGA
- a CDS encoding MFS transporter has protein sequence MSAPGPAVQPPGLHDLDVPTPAAGDGARRGVHRGFVVAAVTFVTLLGAAGFRSVPGVMLDPLHQEFGWSHGTIGAAMSINMTLYGLMSPFAAALMERFGIRPVACAALVLVAAGAGSTVWMTAAWQLLLLWGLCVGVGTGSMSMALVAIVTGRWFVARRGLVSGVLTAAGATGQLIFLPLVAALTEHHGWRPASVTVALAALAVVPLVAVLLRDHPHDLGLRAYGATNAEPGPPPPTRSGNSAVLALTALRDAARVPAFWLLAGSFAICGATTNGLIGTHFIPAAHDHGMPATVAASLLALIGVFDVAGTIASGWLTDRVDPRLLLVGYYAGRGVSLLLLPSLLGPDTAPGTWVFILFYGLDWVATVPPTVALCREFFGARAPIVFGWVFASHQLGAALAASGAGLIRDLRGSYDLAFYVAAGLCAAAVLLCLSAVRPARPALPARGPA, from the coding sequence ATGAGCGCCCCCGGCCCCGCCGTGCAGCCGCCCGGCCTGCACGACCTCGACGTCCCCACGCCCGCCGCGGGTGACGGTGCCCGACGCGGCGTGCACCGGGGTTTCGTCGTCGCCGCGGTCACCTTCGTGACCCTGCTCGGGGCGGCGGGGTTCCGCTCCGTCCCGGGCGTCATGCTCGACCCGTTGCACCAGGAGTTCGGCTGGTCGCACGGCACCATCGGCGCCGCGATGTCGATCAACATGACGCTCTACGGCCTGATGTCGCCCTTCGCGGCGGCGCTGATGGAGCGGTTCGGCATCCGTCCGGTGGCGTGCGCGGCGCTCGTCCTCGTCGCGGCGGGGGCCGGCTCGACGGTGTGGATGACCGCGGCCTGGCAGCTGCTGCTGCTCTGGGGGCTGTGCGTCGGGGTCGGCACCGGGTCGATGTCGATGGCGCTCGTCGCGATCGTCACGGGCCGCTGGTTCGTGGCCCGCCGCGGCCTGGTCAGCGGGGTGCTGACCGCCGCGGGCGCGACCGGCCAGTTGATCTTCCTGCCGTTGGTCGCGGCGCTCACCGAGCACCACGGCTGGCGGCCGGCGTCGGTGACGGTCGCGCTCGCGGCGCTGGCCGTCGTCCCCCTCGTCGCGGTGCTGCTGCGCGACCACCCGCACGACCTCGGGCTGCGCGCCTACGGGGCGACCAACGCCGAGCCGGGCCCGCCGCCGCCCACCCGTTCGGGCAACAGCGCGGTGCTCGCGCTGACCGCACTGCGCGACGCGGCGCGCGTCCCGGCCTTCTGGCTGCTCGCCGGCTCCTTCGCGATCTGCGGAGCCACCACCAACGGGCTGATCGGCACCCACTTCATCCCGGCCGCCCACGACCACGGCATGCCGGCGACGGTTGCGGCCTCGCTGCTCGCGCTCATCGGCGTCTTCGACGTCGCCGGGACCATCGCGTCCGGCTGGCTGACCGACCGCGTCGACCCGCGGCTGCTGCTCGTCGGCTACTACGCCGGCCGTGGGGTGTCGTTGCTGCTGCTGCCGTCGCTGCTCGGACCCGACACCGCGCCCGGCACCTGGGTCTTCATCCTCTTCTACGGCCTGGACTGGGTGGCGACGGTGCCGCCGACGGTGGCGCTGTGCCGGGAGTTCTTCGGCGCGCGGGCGCCGATCGTGTTCGGCTGGGTCTTCGCGTCGCACCAGCTCGGCGCCGCCCTCGCCGCCTCGGGTGCGGGGCTGATCCGCGACCTGCGCGGCAGCTACGACCTCGCGTTCTACGTCGCCGCCGGCCTCTGCGCCGCCGCGGTGCTGCTGTGCCTCAGCGCGGTGCGCCCCGCTCGACCGGCGCTGCCGGCTCGCGGGCCGGCGTGA
- a CDS encoding helix-turn-helix domain-containing protein, whose translation MTALKKGARITGSERTKLASDLRKAYDKGKSIRELADTHGRSYGFVHRVLSESGTTLRGRGGATRSKSKNGKARVTKSS comes from the coding sequence ATGACCGCGCTGAAGAAGGGCGCTCGCATCACCGGCTCCGAGCGGACCAAGCTCGCGAGTGACCTGCGCAAGGCCTACGACAAGGGCAAGAGCATCCGCGAGCTCGCGGACACCCATGGTCGCTCGTATGGCTTCGTCCACCGGGTGCTCTCCGAGTCGGGCACGACGCTGCGCGGCCGGGGCGGCGCCACCCGCAGCAAGAGCAAGAACGGCAAGGCGCGCGTCACCAAGTCCTCATGA
- a CDS encoding ABC-F family ATP-binding cassette domain-containing protein, producing the protein MITAHDLELRAGARILLEPTTLRVQAGDRIGLVGRNGAGKTTSLRVLAGETLPHGGRLEVTSPVGYLPQDPRDGDLAVLARDRVLSARGLDTLVTDIAKAQVALAERPDDDALLRRYGSLEERFTALGGYAAESEAARICANLGLPDRVLAQPLSTLSGGQRRRVELARILFADSGAEPTTLLLDEPTNHLDADSITWLRDFLKQHTGGLILISHDVELLDAVVNKVWYLDANRSAVDAYNVDWKTYLKQREADEKRRVRERANAERKIETLTRQADKMRAKATKARAAHQMDRRAAALSAGLAEVRQHDKVARLRFPAPAACGKTPLTAEGLSKSYGSLEVFAGVDLAIDRGARVVVLGLNGAGKTTLLRLLSGLEPPDTGAVVPGHGLRLGYYAQEHETLDHDRTILENMRTSASSVGRADLNDTELRKILGAFLFSGDDVDKPAGVLSGGEKTRLALAMLVTGAANVLLLDEPTNNLDPVSREQVLDALHTFAGAIVLVTHDEGAVEALAPEKVIMLPDGVEDQWSAELTDLITLA; encoded by the coding sequence ATGATCACTGCCCACGACCTCGAACTGCGTGCCGGCGCCCGCATCCTGCTCGAGCCGACGACGCTGCGCGTCCAGGCCGGTGACCGCATCGGCCTCGTCGGTCGTAACGGGGCCGGCAAGACGACGAGCCTGCGGGTGCTCGCCGGCGAGACGCTGCCCCACGGTGGCCGGCTCGAGGTGACGAGTCCGGTCGGCTACCTGCCGCAGGACCCCCGCGACGGCGATCTCGCCGTGCTGGCCCGCGACCGCGTGCTGTCCGCCCGCGGCCTCGACACGCTCGTCACCGACATCGCCAAGGCACAGGTCGCCCTGGCCGAACGTCCGGACGACGACGCGCTGCTGCGCCGCTACGGGTCGTTGGAGGAGCGCTTCACCGCGCTGGGTGGGTACGCGGCCGAGAGCGAGGCGGCGCGCATCTGCGCGAACCTCGGCCTGCCCGACCGGGTGCTCGCGCAGCCGCTGTCGACGCTCTCGGGCGGCCAGCGCCGCCGCGTCGAGCTCGCCCGGATCCTGTTCGCCGACTCCGGGGCCGAGCCGACCACCCTCCTGCTGGACGAGCCGACGAACCACCTGGACGCCGACTCCATCACCTGGCTGCGCGACTTCCTCAAGCAGCACACCGGCGGGCTGATCCTCATCAGCCACGACGTCGAGCTGCTCGACGCCGTCGTCAACAAGGTCTGGTACCTCGACGCCAACCGCTCGGCGGTCGACGCCTACAACGTCGACTGGAAGACCTATCTCAAACAGCGCGAGGCCGACGAGAAGCGTCGGGTGCGGGAGCGGGCCAACGCCGAGCGCAAGATCGAGACGCTCACCCGGCAGGCGGACAAGATGCGGGCGAAGGCGACGAAGGCCCGCGCTGCGCACCAGATGGACCGCCGCGCCGCCGCGCTGTCCGCCGGGCTCGCCGAGGTGCGCCAGCACGACAAGGTCGCCCGGCTGCGCTTCCCGGCGCCCGCGGCGTGCGGGAAGACGCCGCTCACCGCCGAGGGGCTGTCCAAGTCCTACGGCTCGCTGGAGGTGTTCGCCGGCGTCGACCTCGCCATCGACCGCGGCGCCCGCGTCGTCGTGCTGGGTCTCAACGGCGCCGGCAAGACCACGCTGCTGCGGCTGCTGTCGGGCCTGGAACCGCCCGACACCGGCGCGGTCGTGCCCGGGCACGGGCTGCGGCTCGGCTACTACGCCCAGGAGCACGAGACGCTGGACCACGACCGCACCATCCTGGAGAACATGCGCACGTCGGCGTCCAGCGTGGGGCGCGCCGACCTCAACGACACCGAGCTGCGCAAGATCCTGGGCGCCTTCCTGTTCAGCGGTGACGACGTCGACAAGCCGGCCGGGGTGCTCTCGGGCGGCGAGAAGACCCGGCTCGCACTGGCGATGCTCGTCACCGGCGCGGCCAACGTGCTGCTGCTCGACGAGCCGACGAACAACCTCGACCCGGTCAGCCGGGAGCAGGTGCTCGACGCGTTGCACACGTTCGCCGGCGCGATCGTGCTCGTCACGCACGACGAGGGCGCGGTCGAGGCACTGGCCCCCGAGAAGGTGATCATGCTGCCCGACGGCGTCGAGGACCAGTGGAGCGCCGAGCTCACCGATCTCATCACGCTCGCCTGA
- a CDS encoding enoyl-CoA hydratase/isomerase family protein — translation MDTTDTTTTFEVDPAAGLRVEHTTDRATITLARPDRLNCQSPVMWDELTRVRTQLPATVRVVVLRGEGRAFSAGLDRELVSPDHPQGLLRIPRLPREEATGLIEGWQRAFDWTSRPDLVSVAAVQGHAIGGGFQLALGADIRIVADDVQFCMAEPMLGIVPDLGGTKRLVDLIGYSRAAELCLTGRRVGAEEALRVGLASASVPVAELDAAVEQTVTALLAIGRDASAETKALLRAAASRTQDEQQAAEREAQYRRLRALAGLLGEDGPGGA, via the coding sequence ATCGACACCACCGACACCACCACGACGTTCGAGGTCGACCCCGCCGCCGGGCTGCGGGTCGAGCACACCACCGACCGCGCGACGATCACCCTCGCGCGACCCGACCGGCTCAACTGCCAGTCACCGGTCATGTGGGACGAGCTGACGCGCGTGCGCACCCAGCTGCCGGCGACCGTCCGAGTCGTCGTCCTCCGCGGGGAGGGGCGCGCGTTCTCGGCCGGGCTCGACCGCGAGCTGGTCTCGCCGGATCACCCGCAGGGGTTGCTGCGCATCCCGCGCCTGCCGCGCGAGGAGGCCACCGGCCTCATCGAGGGTTGGCAGCGTGCCTTCGACTGGACCTCCCGGCCCGATCTCGTCAGCGTCGCCGCGGTGCAGGGGCATGCCATCGGCGGCGGCTTCCAGCTCGCCCTCGGCGCCGACATCCGCATCGTGGCCGACGACGTGCAGTTCTGCATGGCCGAGCCGATGCTCGGCATCGTGCCCGACCTCGGTGGCACCAAGCGCCTGGTCGACCTGATCGGCTACTCGCGCGCCGCGGAGCTGTGCCTGACCGGGCGGCGCGTCGGTGCCGAGGAGGCGCTGCGCGTCGGCCTCGCTTCGGCCAGCGTGCCGGTCGCGGAGCTCGACGCCGCGGTCGAGCAGACGGTCACGGCGCTGCTCGCCATCGGCCGCGACGCCTCGGCCGAGACGAAGGCGCTGCTCCGTGCCGCCGCCTCCCGCACGCAGGACGAGCAGCAGGCAGCCGAGCGCGAGGCCCAGTACCGCCGGTTGCGGGCCCTCGCCGGGCTGCTCGGCGAGGACGGCCCCGGCGGCGCCTAG